A DNA window from Brenneria izadpanahii contains the following coding sequences:
- the speB gene encoding agmatinase gives MNSEKLAYLRERFGDHIEDGKIYHPDFAKAAKVPAASRAEGHSKWPIAEPATLLNLAYDASAYGNRFAGLDVALIGVPMDLGAGDRPGCRFGPQAVRSVSRVGPYDRVLNVAPAGDLRVKDVGDVAFANSRSLEQCHADIEAYYLRVMDAGVIPLTVGGDHSITYSILRALGKGRPLACVHFDAHCDTSGAYGTKYHHGAPFRQAVLDGVLDAEKCVQIGIRGGGTYHGEFSHESGMTVIYAEDIVERGVEYAIGKIREVVGDSEVYISFDIDSVDPGFAPGTGTPEVGGLTPREVLSMLRSMAGMKVVGGDVVEVAPQYDATSNTAQITAQVLFMQLCLVALARQQQ, from the coding sequence ATGAATAGCGAAAAACTGGCATATCTGCGCGAAAGATTTGGCGACCATATCGAAGACGGCAAAATTTACCATCCGGATTTCGCCAAAGCGGCCAAAGTGCCGGCCGCCAGCCGGGCCGAAGGCCACAGTAAATGGCCCATCGCCGAACCTGCGACCTTGCTCAATCTCGCCTATGACGCCAGCGCTTACGGCAATCGCTTTGCCGGGCTGGATGTGGCGCTGATCGGCGTGCCGATGGATCTCGGCGCCGGCGATCGTCCCGGCTGCCGTTTCGGGCCTCAGGCGGTGCGTTCCGTCAGCCGCGTCGGCCCTTACGATCGGGTGCTTAACGTTGCTCCCGCCGGCGATCTGCGGGTGAAAGACGTGGGCGACGTGGCGTTCGCCAATAGCCGCAGCCTGGAGCAGTGCCATGCGGATATCGAAGCCTACTATCTGCGCGTTATGGACGCCGGCGTGATACCGCTGACGGTGGGCGGCGATCACTCCATCACCTATTCCATTCTGCGCGCGCTCGGCAAAGGCCGTCCGCTGGCCTGCGTGCATTTCGACGCCCACTGCGATACTTCCGGCGCTTACGGCACCAAGTACCACCACGGCGCGCCTTTTCGCCAGGCGGTGCTGGACGGCGTGCTGGATGCGGAAAAATGCGTGCAAATCGGTATCCGCGGCGGCGGCACCTATCACGGCGAGTTCTCTCACGAATCCGGTATGACGGTGATTTACGCCGAAGACATCGTGGAGCGCGGCGTGGAGTACGCGATTGGCAAAATCCGCGAGGTGGTGGGCGATAGCGAAGTGTATATCTCGTTCGACATCGATTCGGTGGATCCGGGCTTTGCGCCCGGCACCGGCACGCCGGAGGTAGGCGGGCTGACGCCGCGCGAAGTGCTGAGCATGTTGCGCTCCATGGCCGGGATGAAGGTGGTCGGCGGCGACGTGGTAGAAGTCGCGCCGCAGTATGACGCCACCTCCAATACGGCGCAAATCACCGCGCAGGTGCTGTTTATGCAACTGTGTCTGGTGGCGCTGGCGCGTCAGCAACAATAA
- the hisM gene encoding histidine ABC transporter permease HisM, translating to MIEILKEYGLAYLWHDGYHYSGLLVTCWLLLLSLLMGFVLSLPLAVARASQVRWLSRSVWCFTYVFRGTPLYIQLLIIYTGIYSLDFVRTQPMLDAFFRNGFYCAVLALGLNTTAFTTEVFAGAIKGIAHGEIEAARAYGLHRLTLYRKIILPAALRRALPYYSNEVILMLHATSIAFTATVADLLKVAGDVNAETYMSFQAYGIAAAIYLVTTCVLIALFRQGEKRWLAFIRPRGR from the coding sequence GTGATTGAAATACTGAAAGAGTACGGCTTGGCCTATCTCTGGCATGACGGCTATCACTATTCCGGTCTGCTGGTCACCTGCTGGCTGCTGTTGCTGTCCCTGCTGATGGGATTTGTTCTGTCGCTGCCGCTGGCCGTGGCGCGCGCGTCGCAGGTGCGCTGGCTGTCGCGTTCGGTATGGTGCTTCACCTATGTTTTTCGCGGCACGCCGCTCTATATCCAACTGCTGATTATCTACACCGGTATCTACAGTCTGGATTTCGTGCGGACGCAGCCGATGCTGGACGCGTTTTTCCGTAACGGCTTCTATTGCGCCGTACTGGCGCTCGGGCTGAACACCACCGCGTTCACCACCGAGGTATTTGCCGGCGCGATCAAAGGCATCGCCCACGGCGAGATTGAGGCGGCGCGCGCCTATGGCCTGCATCGCCTTACCCTCTACCGAAAGATCATCCTGCCCGCCGCGCTGCGGCGGGCGCTGCCTTATTACAGCAACGAGGTGATCCTGATGCTGCACGCCACGTCTATCGCGTTTACCGCCACCGTGGCGGATTTGCTCAAGGTCGCCGGCGATGTCAACGCGGAAACTTATATGTCTTTTCAGGCTTACGGCATCGCCGCGGCGATCTATCTGGTCACCACCTGCGTGCTTATCGCCCTGTTCCGTCAGGGAGAGAAACGCTGGCTGGCCTTTATTCGTCCCCGCGGCCGGTGA
- the opp1B gene encoding nickel/cobalt ABC transporter permease: MTRYLFRRLLLMIPLILAISWIAFALIRLSPSDPAEVALRVNMIVPTDEAIAAMRHELGLDRPFWRQYVFWLQRCLHLDFGTSFVTGTGVWRELMTAWPATLWLAASALGIILLFSLSFAMLCVAARGRWPDKLLRTILFLFTAMPNYWAGLLLIWLLSVKLNWLPIGGIQEPGAVILPALTLALGYIGTYVRLLRNNMLGQLNQPYIEYAQARGLSARRILWRHALINALYSPLVALGMSIPKLIAGTLVIENVFSWPGLGRLCVTAIFNRDYPVIQAYVLLMALLFVSMNFIIDALQMWLDPRLRRGIAG, translated from the coding sequence ATGACGCGCTATCTCTTCCGCCGGCTGCTGCTGATGATCCCGCTGATCCTGGCGATATCCTGGATTGCCTTCGCGCTGATCCGCCTTTCCCCGTCCGATCCCGCCGAAGTGGCGCTGCGCGTTAATATGATTGTGCCTACGGACGAAGCCATCGCTGCGATGCGTCATGAGCTGGGATTGGATCGGCCTTTCTGGCGGCAATACGTTTTCTGGCTGCAACGCTGCCTGCATCTGGATTTCGGCACCTCGTTCGTCACCGGAACCGGCGTGTGGCGGGAGCTTATGACGGCCTGGCCCGCCACGCTATGGCTGGCCGCCAGCGCCCTGGGCATCATCCTGCTGTTCTCGCTGTCGTTCGCCATGCTGTGCGTGGCGGCCCGGGGACGCTGGCCGGACAAACTTTTACGCACGATTCTTTTTCTGTTTACCGCGATGCCGAATTACTGGGCCGGTCTGCTGCTGATCTGGCTGCTGTCGGTCAAGCTGAACTGGTTGCCCATCGGCGGAATTCAGGAGCCGGGCGCGGTGATACTGCCCGCATTAACGCTGGCGCTGGGCTATATCGGCACCTATGTCCGCCTGCTGCGCAACAATATGCTGGGGCAGCTTAACCAGCCTTATATCGAATATGCTCAGGCGCGTGGATTGAGCGCCCGGCGCATCCTCTGGCGGCATGCGCTGATTAATGCCCTCTATTCGCCGCTGGTGGCGCTAGGCATGAGCATTCCCAAACTTATCGCCGGTACGCTGGTTATCGAAAACGTTTTTTCCTGGCCCGGTTTGGGACGGCTGTGCGTGACGGCGATTTTTAACCGCGATTACCCGGTCATTCAGGCTTATGTCCTGCTGATGGCGCTGCTGTTTGTCTCGATGAATTTCATCATCGATGCATTGCAAATGTGGCTGGATCCCCGTTTGCGGCGCGGTATCGCCGGATGA
- the ureG gene encoding urease accessory protein UreG, producing the protein MSDYKQPLRVGVGGPVGSGKTALLEALCKAMRDSWQLAVVTNDIYTKEDQRILTEAGALAPERIVGVETGGCPHTAIREDASMNLAAVEDLARRFGNLDIVFVESGGDNLSATFSPELADLTIYVIDVAEGEKIPRKGGPGITRSDFLVINKTDLAPYVGASLEVMERDTNRMRPQRPWTFTNLKTGDGLQDIIRFLETEGMLTV; encoded by the coding sequence ATGTCAGATTACAAACAACCGCTGCGCGTCGGCGTCGGCGGCCCGGTGGGTTCGGGGAAAACCGCGCTGCTGGAAGCGTTGTGCAAGGCCATGCGCGACAGCTGGCAGCTTGCGGTGGTGACCAACGATATCTACACCAAAGAAGACCAGCGAATCTTAACCGAAGCCGGCGCGCTGGCGCCGGAACGCATCGTCGGCGTGGAAACCGGCGGCTGTCCGCATACCGCCATTCGGGAAGACGCCTCAATGAATCTGGCGGCCGTCGAGGATCTGGCGCGCCGCTTCGGCAATTTGGATATTGTTTTCGTGGAGAGCGGCGGCGATAACCTAAGCGCCACCTTCAGCCCGGAGCTGGCCGATTTGACCATTTACGTGATCGACGTGGCCGAAGGCGAGAAAATTCCCCGCAAGGGCGGGCCGGGCATCACCCGTTCGGATTTTCTGGTGATCAACAAAACCGATCTGGCGCCTTACGTCGGCGCGTCGCTGGAGGTGATGGAGCGCGACACCAACCGCATGCGTCCGCAGCGCCCCTGGACCTTTACCAATCTGAAAACCGGCGACGGGCTGCAAGACATTATTCGCTTCCTCGAAACCGAGGGGATGCTGACGGTATGA
- the opp1C gene encoding nickel/cobalt ABC transporter permease yields the protein MMRRLWPRLKQDRLALCCLCFLALLLLAGLLAPWIAPHDPLLVSWRDKYRGISLDYPLGADHLGRCVLSRLLFGIRTTVLVSLSAMAVTLAFGMLIGMLAGYFRGRVDAVLMRLADVMLSFPGEVMVFALAGILGPGLGNIILAVLLVKWAWYARMIRGIVLQYSGQHYIHYARMIGGKPRYIILRHLLPVTAAEMTVLATTDSGAVILLLSALSFIGLGVQPPTPEWGAMLGEAKNVMMIHPEQMLPAGLAIVLTVAAFNYLGDFLRDALDGKN from the coding sequence ATGATGCGGCGTCTCTGGCCGCGGCTGAAACAGGACCGGCTGGCGCTGTGCTGCCTGTGCTTTCTGGCGTTGCTGCTGCTGGCCGGCTTACTGGCGCCCTGGATTGCGCCGCACGATCCGCTGCTGGTTTCGTGGCGCGATAAATATCGGGGCATCAGCCTGGATTATCCGCTGGGCGCCGACCATCTGGGGCGATGCGTTTTATCGCGCCTGTTGTTCGGTATCCGCACCACGGTGTTGGTATCGCTGTCGGCGATGGCGGTCACGCTGGCGTTCGGTATGCTGATCGGCATGCTGGCGGGCTATTTCCGCGGGCGGGTTGATGCCGTCTTGATGCGTTTGGCTGACGTGATGCTCTCCTTCCCCGGCGAAGTGATGGTTTTTGCGCTGGCGGGGATTCTGGGGCCGGGGCTGGGCAATATCATACTGGCGGTGCTGCTGGTGAAATGGGCCTGGTATGCCCGGATGATCCGCGGCATCGTGCTGCAATACAGCGGTCAGCACTATATTCATTACGCCAGAATGATCGGCGGAAAGCCGCGTTATATCATCCTGCGGCACCTGCTGCCGGTAACGGCGGCAGAAATGACGGTGCTGGCGACCACCGATAGCGGCGCGGTGATCTTGCTGCTATCGGCGCTGTCTTTTATCGGACTCGGCGTGCAACCGCCCACCCCGGAGTGGGGCGCGATGCTGGGCGAAGCGAAAAACGTTATGATGATACATCCTGAGCAGATGCTGCCCGCCGGACTGGCCATTGTGTTGACGGTGGCGGCGTTTAACTATCTGGGCGATTTTCTGCGCGATGCGTTGGATGGCAAAAACTAA
- a CDS encoding ABC transporter ATP-binding protein: MEKLVIDNFTKSYGDNQVLRGVSLRARAGDVVSLIGASGSGKSTFLRCINFLEHPDDGAFFFDGRLVPMVRDTKGAMRIADDRMLQRIRTRLSMVFQHFNLWSHLTALENIMLAPTSVLGLSKSEARERAQHYLDKVGLPPQVAQQYPAHISGGQQQRVAIARALAMDPDVMLFDEPTSALDPELVGEVLKVMQVLADEGRTMIVVTHEMGFARHVSSQVLFLHQGVIEEQGSPDEVLGNPQSDRLRGFLSGNLK; encoded by the coding sequence ATGGAAAAACTGGTTATTGATAATTTCACCAAAAGCTATGGCGACAATCAGGTGCTGCGCGGCGTGTCGCTGCGCGCGCGCGCCGGCGACGTGGTCAGCCTGATCGGCGCCAGCGGCTCGGGCAAGAGCACGTTTCTGCGCTGCATCAACTTTCTGGAGCATCCCGACGACGGAGCGTTTTTCTTCGACGGCCGGCTGGTGCCGATGGTCAGGGATACCAAAGGCGCGATGCGCATCGCCGACGATCGCATGCTGCAACGCATCCGTACCCGGCTAAGCATGGTATTCCAGCACTTTAATTTGTGGAGCCATCTCACCGCGTTGGAAAACATCATGCTGGCGCCTACCAGCGTACTGGGATTAAGCAAGAGCGAGGCGCGCGAGCGGGCGCAGCACTATCTCGATAAGGTCGGCCTGCCGCCGCAGGTGGCGCAACAGTATCCGGCCCATATATCCGGCGGACAGCAACAGCGCGTAGCCATCGCCCGGGCGTTGGCGATGGATCCCGACGTGATGCTGTTTGACGAACCGACGTCGGCGCTGGATCCGGAACTGGTGGGCGAGGTGCTGAAGGTGATGCAGGTGCTGGCGGATGAGGGACGCACCATGATCGTCGTCACGCATGAAATGGGATTCGCGCGTCATGTCTCCAGCCAGGTGCTGTTTCTCCATCAAGGGGTGATAGAGGAGCAAGGCTCCCCCGATGAGGTGTTGGGCAATCCGCAAAGCGATCGGCTGCGCGGCTTTCTGAGCGGCAACCTGAAATGA
- a CDS encoding LysR family transcriptional regulator: MDDKDWLIIRTVYELKNITRAAQQLHTSQPALSYRLRQIERKLNVQLFDMSGKVLTFTPQGEQIVYYADRILNDYQQMKEALLLADERLRGEIRIGAYSNYAAYRLPALMRRYHDRYPDVELRLVTGLSHDIFAQLQRGEIHLALVREETHWKEGKRVVDRNHYYAINRHPLALADLPTLPQIRISNMPYPYVGDTIDRWWNSVFSQPPHIVMTVDKIEICLELVKHGLGFALLADYLDFPPELHPQLLHDADGRALDNHTWLLYRHSAVFSPRLAHFIDLFSEEPQV; encoded by the coding sequence ATGGATGATAAAGACTGGCTGATTATCCGCACGGTGTACGAGTTGAAAAACATTACCCGCGCCGCCCAACAGCTGCACACCTCCCAGCCGGCGCTGAGCTACCGCCTGCGGCAGATTGAGCGCAAACTCAACGTACAGCTGTTCGACATGTCGGGTAAAGTGCTGACCTTTACGCCGCAGGGAGAGCAGATCGTCTATTACGCCGATCGGATACTGAATGACTACCAGCAGATGAAAGAAGCGCTGCTGCTGGCGGACGAGCGGCTGCGCGGCGAGATCCGCATCGGCGCTTACAGCAACTACGCCGCCTATCGTCTGCCGGCGCTGATGCGTCGCTATCACGATCGCTATCCCGATGTTGAGCTACGGCTGGTGACGGGCCTGTCGCATGATATCTTCGCGCAGTTACAGCGCGGCGAAATCCATCTGGCGCTGGTGCGGGAAGAAACCCACTGGAAAGAGGGCAAACGCGTGGTCGATCGCAACCACTATTACGCGATCAACCGCCACCCGCTGGCGCTGGCTGATTTGCCGACGCTGCCGCAGATCCGCATCTCCAACATGCCCTATCCCTATGTCGGCGATACGATCGATCGCTGGTGGAATTCGGTATTCAGCCAGCCGCCGCACATTGTGATGACGGTGGACAAAATCGAGATCTGTCTGGAACTGGTCAAGCACGGACTGGGATTCGCCCTGCTGGCGGACTACCTGGATTTTCCCCCTGAACTGCACCCGCAGCTGTTGCACGACGCGGACGGGCGGGCGCTGGATAATCACACCTGGCTGCTTTACCGCCACAGCGCCGTCTTTTCGCCCCGGCTGGCGCATTTTATCGACCTGTTCAGCGAAGAGCCGCAAGTTTAG
- the mdtH gene encoding multidrug efflux MFS transporter MdtH — MLPVTARARRAGKRFLLLDNMLLELGFSAVFPLLSVHFVEQLGWPAIIVGAALAIWQFIQSGTGILGGAIADRLGAKPMMVTGMLLRAAGFGVMAFADAGWILMLACALAAFGGMLFSPCRSALVIKLVRPAERGRFYSILMVEDSAFRVIGALLGSWLLMHYDFRHVCLAGMLFFVLAAGWNLWKLPAYKLSSVRAPVLSGMARAFRDRNFRRYVLTLTGYYTLNVQVMLMLPVAILSVAHTPAAVGWMYSVDAVMAVLLLYPMARWSERRFRLEQRLIIGLGIMTVSLLFVGFIHTLPPLFMLVIAFYLGSLIAEPARETLSAELSDYRARGSYMGFSRMGAAVGGAIGYSGGGWLYDLGSAQNTPALPWLILGVIGFVTILALYVQFRRRPTRRIARVRSV, encoded by the coding sequence ATGCTACCCGTGACCGCCCGGGCCAGACGCGCCGGGAAACGTTTTCTTTTGCTGGATAACATGTTGCTGGAACTCGGCTTCTCCGCCGTGTTTCCGCTGTTGTCCGTTCATTTCGTCGAGCAGCTGGGCTGGCCGGCGATTATCGTGGGCGCGGCGTTGGCTATCTGGCAGTTCATTCAGTCCGGCACCGGCATTCTCGGCGGCGCCATCGCCGATCGTCTGGGCGCCAAGCCGATGATGGTGACCGGCATGCTGCTGCGCGCCGCGGGATTCGGCGTGATGGCTTTCGCCGATGCCGGATGGATATTGATGCTGGCGTGCGCGCTGGCGGCGTTCGGCGGCATGCTGTTTTCGCCGTGCCGCTCCGCGCTGGTGATCAAACTGGTGCGCCCTGCGGAGCGGGGACGCTTCTATTCCATTCTGATGGTGGAGGACAGCGCGTTCCGGGTGATCGGCGCGCTGCTCGGCAGTTGGCTGCTGATGCATTACGACTTTCGCCATGTTTGCCTGGCCGGCATGCTGTTTTTTGTGCTGGCCGCGGGCTGGAATCTGTGGAAGCTGCCCGCCTACAAGCTGTCCAGCGTGCGCGCGCCGGTGCTGTCCGGGATGGCGCGAGCGTTTAGAGATCGGAATTTCCGCCGCTACGTGCTGACGCTCACCGGTTACTATACCCTCAACGTCCAGGTGATGCTGATGTTGCCCGTGGCGATACTGTCCGTCGCCCACACGCCGGCGGCCGTCGGCTGGATGTATTCCGTGGACGCCGTGATGGCGGTGCTGTTGCTCTACCCGATGGCGCGCTGGAGCGAACGCCGCTTCCGGCTGGAGCAGCGGTTGATCATCGGGCTGGGCATTATGACGGTCAGCCTGCTGTTCGTCGGCTTCATCCACACTCTGCCGCCGCTGTTCATGCTGGTGATCGCTTTTTATCTCGGATCGCTGATCGCCGAACCGGCGCGGGAAACCCTCAGCGCCGAGCTGTCCGACTACCGCGCCCGCGGCAGCTATATGGGATTCAGCCGCATGGGCGCGGCGGTGGGCGGCGCCATCGGCTACAGCGGCGGCGGCTGGCTGTATGACCTGGGCTCGGCGCAAAACACGCCGGCGCTGCCGTGGCTGATTCTGGGCGTTATCGGTTTCGTCACTATATTGGCGCTCTACGTTCAATTTCGCCGCCGTCCCACGCGGCGTATCGCCAGGGTGCGAAGTGTGTGA
- a CDS encoding transporter substrate-binding domain-containing protein, protein MKIIFYRRLFVSLFTVFIMAVSPFLRAESSDTLRFGTALGYAPFEYRGSDGEMTGFEIDLGNAICDYLKKRCQWVETEISTMIPALKARKFDAILASIGVTEARKKQLLFTDKVHGGRTRMIARENSGLLPDGQSLAGKRIGVEQGASVENFAKKRWAPLGVTVVSYGNQDLAYNDLIAGRLDGMLTGEVQGQLGFLSSEKGRGYAFAGGQIQDPLLGTGVSAIGVDKGNAALAAEINRALAALRADGTYQKIAAKYFPPSIDIYE, encoded by the coding sequence ATGAAAATAATATTCTATCGTAGGTTATTTGTTTCGCTATTTACTGTTTTCATTATGGCCGTATCGCCGTTTTTACGCGCCGAATCTTCCGACACATTGCGTTTCGGCACCGCGCTGGGATACGCCCCGTTTGAATATCGCGGCAGCGACGGCGAAATGACCGGTTTTGAAATCGATTTAGGCAACGCCATTTGCGACTACCTGAAAAAACGCTGTCAGTGGGTGGAAACCGAAATCTCCACCATGATCCCGGCATTAAAAGCGCGCAAGTTTGACGCCATTCTGGCCTCCATCGGCGTAACGGAGGCCAGAAAAAAACAGCTGCTGTTTACCGATAAAGTGCACGGCGGCAGAACGCGCATGATCGCCAGGGAAAACAGCGGTCTGTTGCCTGACGGACAGTCGCTGGCCGGCAAACGTATCGGTGTGGAGCAGGGCGCCAGCGTTGAAAACTTCGCCAAAAAGCGCTGGGCGCCGCTCGGCGTGACGGTGGTTTCCTACGGCAATCAGGATCTGGCTTATAACGACCTGATCGCAGGCCGCCTGGACGGCATGCTGACCGGCGAAGTGCAAGGCCAGCTCGGTTTTCTCAGTTCGGAAAAGGGCAGAGGCTATGCCTTTGCCGGCGGGCAGATTCAGGATCCGCTGCTTGGCACCGGCGTCAGCGCCATCGGCGTGGATAAGGGCAACGCCGCGCTCGCCGCCGAAATCAACCGCGCATTGGCGGCGCTGCGCGCGGATGGGACTTACCAGAAAATTGCCGCCAAATATTTCCCGCCGTCCATTGATATCTACGAATAA
- a CDS encoding ABC transporter permease translates to MPQGYAHMLLDGIMVTLRLSLGALALAMLLGLIMALAKLSGSRPLNAVAALYTTVIRGIPDLALMLLVFYSLQMWLNQVTDFLGWRQIDIEPFSAGIVTLGFIYGAYFTETFRGAFMAVPSGQMEAGRAFGLSGWQCFRQILFPQMMRFALPGLSNNWLIMVKATALVSLIGLSDVTKAAQNAGKGSGQLFFYLVLAALFYLLVTTVSSVVLYWLGKHYNIGVREAEL, encoded by the coding sequence ATTCCGCAGGGATACGCCCACATGCTGCTTGACGGCATCATGGTGACGTTGCGGCTCTCGCTGGGGGCGCTGGCGCTGGCGATGCTGCTCGGGCTGATCATGGCGCTGGCCAAACTGTCCGGCAGCCGGCCGCTGAACGCGGTCGCCGCGCTCTACACCACCGTTATTCGCGGTATTCCCGATCTGGCGTTGATGCTGCTGGTGTTCTACAGCCTGCAAATGTGGCTCAACCAGGTAACCGATTTCCTGGGATGGCGGCAGATCGATATTGAACCGTTCAGCGCCGGTATCGTAACGCTGGGGTTCATTTACGGCGCCTATTTTACCGAGACATTCCGCGGCGCCTTTATGGCGGTGCCGTCCGGGCAGATGGAGGCGGGACGCGCATTCGGCCTGAGCGGCTGGCAATGCTTCCGCCAGATTCTCTTCCCGCAAATGATGCGCTTCGCTCTGCCGGGCCTCAGCAACAATTGGCTGATCATGGTGAAAGCCACCGCGCTGGTGTCGCTCATCGGCCTTTCCGATGTGACCAAAGCCGCGCAGAACGCCGGCAAAGGATCGGGGCAGCTGTTTTTTTATCTGGTGCTGGCGGCGCTGTTTTATCTACTGGTGACCACCGTTTCCAGCGTCGTGCTGTATTGGCTGGGCAAACACTACAACATCGGCGTACGTGAGGCGGAGCTGTGA
- a CDS encoding sensor histidine kinase — protein MINQVDLILSLLQQMCVYLVIAYLLSKTPLFIPLMQVTIRLPHKLVCYLVFSMFCIMGTYFGLHIDDSIANTRATGAVLGGMLGGPSVGFLVGLTGGLHRYSMGGMTALACMLSTIAEGLMGGLLHRYLTRRHRIDLLFQPLVVGLTALVAEILQMAIILLVARPFDNAMTLVRDIALPMMITNSVGAAMFMRILLDRRAIFEKYTSAFSAKALKIAARAEGTLRQGFNQQNSMRVARILYEELGVGAVAITDREKLLAFIGLGDDHHTVDSPITSLHTHRAIEKNQVVYADGNEVPYTCSISSSCKLGSTLVIPLRGEEQRVIGTIKLYEPKNKLFSSINRTLGEGIAHLLSAQILAGRFERQKQLLAQSEIKLLHAQVNPHFLFNALNTLSAVIRRNPDHARQLVLSLSTFFRKNLKRSNDEVSLSDELEHVNAYLEIEKARFADHLTVDITLPDALLEARLPAFSLQPIVENAIKHGISQMIDVGHIHISGRLHANTLELTVEDNAGMYQPPTGGDGLGMNLVDRRIKARYGTHFGITVICEADRFTRVEVRVPFLSPRKTLSDIEKAA, from the coding sequence ATGATCAACCAGGTCGATTTGATTCTTTCTTTACTGCAACAGATGTGCGTTTATCTGGTGATCGCTTATCTGTTAAGTAAAACGCCGTTATTCATTCCGTTGATGCAGGTGACTATCCGCTTACCCCATAAGCTGGTGTGTTATCTGGTTTTCTCCATGTTCTGCATCATGGGCACCTATTTCGGCCTGCATATTGATGATTCCATTGCCAACACCCGCGCCACCGGCGCGGTATTGGGCGGCATGCTGGGCGGCCCCTCAGTCGGTTTTCTGGTCGGGCTGACCGGCGGATTGCACCGTTATTCAATGGGGGGCATGACGGCGTTGGCCTGCATGCTGTCCACCATCGCCGAAGGTTTGATGGGCGGATTGCTGCACCGCTATCTGACCCGGCGTCACCGTATCGACCTGCTGTTTCAGCCGTTGGTGGTCGGTTTAACCGCGCTGGTGGCGGAAATACTGCAAATGGCGATTATTCTGCTGGTTGCGCGGCCGTTTGATAATGCGATGACGCTGGTGAGAGACATCGCCCTGCCGATGATGATCACCAACAGCGTGGGGGCGGCCATGTTTATGCGTATTCTGCTCGACAGGCGCGCCATTTTTGAGAAGTACACCTCGGCGTTCTCCGCCAAGGCGCTGAAAATCGCCGCCCGCGCCGAGGGCACGTTGCGGCAGGGTTTCAACCAGCAGAACAGTATGCGCGTCGCCCGGATCCTGTATGAAGAACTGGGGGTCGGCGCCGTCGCGATTACCGATCGGGAAAAATTGCTGGCGTTTATCGGCCTGGGCGACGACCACCATACCGTGGATTCCCCTATTACTTCTCTCCATACCCATCGGGCGATTGAGAAGAATCAGGTGGTCTACGCCGATGGCAACGAAGTGCCCTACACCTGTTCCATCTCATCCAGCTGTAAACTGGGATCGACGCTGGTGATCCCGTTGCGCGGCGAGGAACAGCGCGTCATCGGCACCATTAAACTGTACGAACCCAAGAACAAGCTGTTTTCCAGCATCAACCGCACGCTGGGCGAAGGGATAGCCCATCTGCTCTCCGCCCAGATTCTGGCCGGACGGTTCGAACGGCAGAAACAGCTGCTGGCGCAGTCGGAAATCAAGCTATTGCATGCCCAGGTTAACCCCCACTTCCTGTTCAACGCGCTGAATACGTTATCCGCCGTGATACGCCGTAATCCCGATCACGCCCGTCAGCTGGTTCTGTCGCTGTCGACCTTTTTCCGTAAAAATCTAAAGCGCAGCAATGACGAGGTGTCGCTCAGCGACGAACTGGAACACGTGAACGCCTATCTGGAAATTGAAAAAGCGCGTTTCGCCGATCATCTGACGGTGGATATCACCTTGCCGGACGCGTTGCTGGAAGCGCGGTTGCCGGCGTTTTCCCTGCAACCCATTGTGGAAAATGCCATTAAGCACGGCATTTCGCAGATGATCGACGTCGGTCATATTCATATCAGCGGACGTTTGCATGCCAATACGCTGGAACTGACGGTAGAGGACAACGCCGGAATGTATCAGCCCCCCACCGGCGGAGACGGCCTGGGCATGAACCTGGTGGACCGGCGCATCAAGGCCCGTTACGGTACGCACTTCGGCATTACCGTCATCTGCGAAGCGGACCGCTTCACCCGGGTGGAGGTGCGCGTCCCCTTTCTTTCACCCCGTAAAACGCTATCGGATATCGAAAAGGCGGCTTAA